Proteins encoded within one genomic window of Kibdelosporangium phytohabitans:
- a CDS encoding MFS transporter has protein sequence MPAVPEQHTSAPVSWRPLVAACLGTFLLMIYTTIVTVALPNVGADLGGGFTGLQWIVDVFTVALAGLLLGMGSLSDNLGRKRVYLTGLVAFGLATLVCGLADSVAVLIAARAGQGIAGAAMFATILPLVGLTYHGHARAKAFAIWGTVAGVAGAVGTVAGGVLAELLGWRWIFFASLPIWAVALILGATTLTESVRTGNRIDVPGIAAFTLSATALTYAVIDGGDHGWTAPGAVIALVVAVVCVVVFVVVQRRSRTPMVPLKLFGTPAFIGVLVVAFGYYFASFGALPVLSLWLQGTAGLSPLDTSLVLTVQIVVFFLVSALISKRLHGLAPSIALGGATVLIGLGCATATVVLADPSWVALLPALVITGIGAGMVSPVFPAVAIAAVPPAYGGTAGAAANSSRQLGLALGIALCGTIYRGQGQQTTSGIVAAMVFCASLAVLSGLVAGALLRRPHKPASKVSSGQDVT, from the coding sequence ATGCCCGCCGTACCCGAACAGCACACATCCGCACCGGTTTCGTGGCGTCCACTGGTCGCCGCCTGCCTCGGCACGTTCCTCTTGATGATCTACACCACCATCGTCACGGTGGCGCTGCCGAACGTCGGCGCCGACCTCGGCGGTGGTTTCACCGGCCTGCAGTGGATCGTGGACGTCTTCACCGTCGCGCTGGCCGGGCTGTTGCTCGGCATGGGCTCGTTGAGCGACAACCTGGGCCGCAAGCGTGTGTACCTGACCGGCCTGGTCGCCTTCGGCCTGGCCACCCTGGTCTGCGGGCTGGCGGACTCGGTCGCGGTGCTGATCGCCGCCCGCGCCGGGCAGGGCATCGCGGGTGCGGCGATGTTCGCCACGATCCTGCCGCTGGTGGGCCTGACCTATCACGGCCACGCGCGGGCGAAGGCGTTCGCGATCTGGGGCACCGTCGCGGGAGTGGCGGGCGCGGTCGGCACGGTGGCCGGTGGCGTGCTCGCCGAACTGCTGGGCTGGCGCTGGATTTTCTTCGCGTCGCTGCCGATCTGGGCGGTGGCCCTGATCTTGGGCGCGACCACGCTGACGGAGAGCGTGCGTACCGGCAACCGCATCGACGTGCCCGGGATCGCCGCTTTCACGTTGTCCGCGACCGCGTTGACCTACGCCGTGATCGACGGCGGCGACCACGGCTGGACGGCGCCGGGCGCCGTGATCGCCCTGGTTGTCGCGGTGGTGTGCGTGGTCGTGTTCGTTGTGGTTCAGCGTCGAAGCCGTACGCCGATGGTGCCGCTGAAACTGTTCGGCACACCCGCGTTCATCGGTGTCCTGGTCGTGGCGTTCGGCTACTACTTCGCCTCGTTCGGCGCGTTGCCCGTGCTGTCGTTGTGGTTGCAGGGCACCGCGGGCCTCAGCCCCCTGGACACGTCGCTGGTGCTGACAGTGCAGATCGTGGTGTTCTTCCTGGTTTCCGCGTTGATCAGCAAGCGGCTGCACGGGCTGGCGCCGAGTATCGCGCTCGGCGGCGCGACCGTCCTGATCGGACTCGGCTGTGCGACGGCCACCGTGGTGCTCGCCGACCCGAGCTGGGTGGCCCTGCTGCCCGCGCTGGTGATCACGGGCATCGGCGCGGGGATGGTGTCACCGGTGTTCCCGGCGGTGGCGATCGCCGCGGTGCCCCCGGCTTACGGCGGCACCGCGGGCGCGGCGGCCAACAGTTCACGGCAACTCGGCCTGGCACTGGGCATCGCGCTCTGCGGCACGATCTACCGCGGCCAAGGTCAGCAGACGACAAGCGGGATCGTTGCCGCGATGGTGTTCTGCGCCTCGCTCGCGGTGCTCAGCGGCCTGGTGGCCGGTGCGCTTCTGCGCCGTCCGCACAAGCCGGCGAGTAAGGTGTCCAGCGGACAGGACGTCACATGA
- a CDS encoding CGNR zinc finger domain-containing protein, with protein sequence MRENHYYAEILRLVTDFTNAPLAGLADLRQRCASTCLSLEIPSGPADLAGVRALALRWAEIVDADSETSRVRLLNTLLAEAAAYPRITDHDGAGWHLHYRDDGVSLAPVLRAVVAVAAAQHLTELGMHRLGRCALVECRLAFVDFSRGGSQRYCSRVCANRDAVRRHRQKVS encoded by the coding sequence GTGCGGGAGAACCATTACTACGCGGAGATCCTCCGCCTTGTGACCGACTTCACCAACGCGCCGCTGGCCGGCCTGGCCGACCTCCGGCAGCGCTGCGCCTCGACGTGCCTCAGCCTCGAGATCCCGTCCGGCCCCGCCGACCTGGCCGGTGTCCGCGCGCTCGCGCTGCGCTGGGCTGAGATCGTGGACGCCGACAGCGAGACCAGCCGGGTCCGGCTGCTCAACACGCTGCTCGCCGAAGCCGCGGCGTACCCGCGCATCACCGACCACGACGGCGCCGGCTGGCACCTGCACTACCGCGACGACGGCGTGAGCCTCGCCCCGGTGCTGCGCGCGGTCGTCGCCGTCGCAGCCGCACAACACCTCACCGAACTCGGCATGCACAGGCTCGGCCGGTGCGCGCTCGTCGAATGCCGCCTCGCCTTCGTCGACTTCAGCCGAGGCGGCTCGCAACGCTACTGCTCACGGGTGTGCGCCAACCGTGACGCCGTACGCCGTCACCGGCAGAAAGTCAGCTGA
- a CDS encoding epoxide hydrolase family protein — protein sequence MNEIKPFTANVPQADLTELADRLARVRWANELPADQVTDGVQRGPVPPGWEYGVPLEYVRRLVSYWRDGYDWRHWEAKLNEHPQFTTEIDGQNIHFLHVRSAEPDATPLLLTHGWPNSVFEYLDLIGPLTDPRSHGGDPADAFHLVIPSLPGFGFSGPTHEKGWNRYRTARAWAELMRRLGYERYGTHGNDAGSFVAPEVGRIAPDHVIGVHVTQLFSFPSGDPAEFDGMSAQELEYVRFLQHFNDNMSAYAKLQQTAPQNLAHALADSPTGQLAWSAQLLGGTSDDHVLTNVTLYWLTNTAASAARFYYEDHHAEHPAEPTTAPTGLASFAFDFTPLRRFAERDHSNIVSWNEFERGSHWATQDAPDLLVGDIRQFFRSVS from the coding sequence ATGAACGAGATCAAGCCCTTTACCGCGAACGTCCCGCAGGCCGACCTGACCGAGCTGGCCGATCGGCTGGCACGAGTCCGCTGGGCCAACGAACTGCCCGCCGACCAGGTGACCGACGGCGTGCAGCGCGGCCCGGTCCCGCCCGGCTGGGAGTACGGCGTGCCGCTGGAGTACGTGCGGCGGCTGGTTTCCTACTGGCGTGACGGCTACGACTGGCGGCACTGGGAGGCGAAGCTCAACGAACACCCGCAGTTCACCACCGAGATCGACGGGCAGAACATCCACTTCCTGCACGTCCGCTCGGCCGAACCGGACGCCACGCCGCTGCTGCTGACCCACGGCTGGCCGAACTCGGTGTTCGAGTACCTGGACCTGATCGGCCCGCTCACCGACCCCCGCTCGCACGGCGGCGACCCGGCGGACGCGTTCCACCTGGTCATCCCGTCACTGCCCGGCTTCGGCTTCTCCGGTCCGACCCACGAGAAGGGCTGGAACCGCTACCGCACCGCCCGCGCGTGGGCCGAACTGATGCGGCGGCTGGGCTACGAACGCTACGGCACGCACGGCAACGACGCGGGTTCGTTCGTGGCCCCCGAGGTCGGCCGGATCGCACCGGACCACGTCATCGGCGTGCACGTCACCCAGTTGTTCTCGTTCCCGTCGGGCGATCCCGCCGAGTTCGACGGCATGTCGGCGCAGGAACTGGAGTACGTGCGGTTCCTGCAACACTTCAACGACAACATGTCCGCGTACGCCAAGCTGCAGCAGACCGCGCCGCAGAACCTGGCGCACGCGCTGGCCGACTCACCGACCGGGCAGCTCGCCTGGAGCGCGCAACTGCTGGGCGGTACCAGCGACGACCACGTCCTGACCAACGTGACGCTGTACTGGCTGACCAACACAGCCGCGTCGGCCGCCCGCTTCTACTACGAGGACCACCACGCCGAGCACCCGGCCGAGCCGACGACCGCGCCGACCGGGCTGGCCAGCTTCGCGTTCGACTTCACGCCGTTGCGCCGGTTCGCCGAGCGCGACCACAGCAACATCGTGTCGTGGAACGAGTTCGAGCGCGGCAGCCACTGGGCCACGCAGGACGCGCCGGATCTGCTGGTCGGCGACATCCGCCAGTTCTTCCGATCCGTCAGCTGA
- a CDS encoding helix-turn-helix transcriptional regulator: MIETSGRLLRLLALLQSPRDWTGAELADRLRVSGRTVRNDVERLRALGYPVNATRGSTGGYRLGAGAQLPPLLLDDEEAVAVAVSLRTAAGGTVTGIEETAERALTKLEQVLPSRLRRRVNALQSYTVPVPRDVPAPRVSAEILTVLTAACRDHERLRFDYLDHGGGGSVREVEPYRLVNWGSRWYLVAWDVDRADWRTFRVDRLTPRVPTGPRFTARDLPEDVVDRVRRGVSSAAWRYRAKVIVHAPATVVAERISAAVGTVEARDEDTAVLHTGSDTVAGMAVHLGLLGLGFTVVEPPELVEHVKVLAERYRDAVG; the protein is encoded by the coding sequence GTGATCGAGACCTCAGGACGCCTGTTGCGTCTGCTCGCGCTGCTGCAGAGTCCCCGTGACTGGACCGGCGCCGAACTCGCTGATCGCCTGCGGGTGAGCGGCCGCACGGTCCGCAACGACGTGGAACGGCTGCGCGCGCTCGGCTACCCGGTCAACGCCACCCGGGGCTCCACCGGCGGGTACCGGCTCGGCGCCGGCGCGCAGCTGCCGCCGCTGCTGCTGGACGACGAGGAAGCGGTGGCCGTGGCGGTGAGCCTGCGGACCGCGGCGGGCGGCACCGTCACCGGCATCGAGGAGACCGCGGAACGCGCGTTGACCAAACTGGAGCAAGTCCTCCCGTCCCGGTTGCGCCGCAGGGTCAACGCGCTGCAGTCGTACACGGTCCCGGTGCCGCGAGACGTTCCCGCGCCGCGGGTGAGCGCGGAGATCCTGACCGTGCTCACGGCAGCCTGCCGGGACCACGAACGTCTCAGGTTCGACTACCTCGACCACGGTGGCGGCGGGAGCGTGCGCGAGGTGGAGCCGTATCGCCTGGTCAACTGGGGCAGCCGGTGGTACCTCGTGGCGTGGGACGTCGACCGCGCCGACTGGCGCACGTTCCGGGTGGACCGGCTCACGCCGCGCGTGCCCACCGGTCCCCGCTTCACCGCCCGTGACCTGCCCGAAGACGTCGTCGACCGGGTTCGGCGCGGTGTCTCGTCAGCCGCGTGGCGATACCGCGCGAAGGTGATCGTGCACGCACCGGCCACTGTGGTCGCGGAGCGGATCAGCGCAGCCGTCGGCACAGTGGAAGCACGCGACGAGGACACCGCCGTCCTGCACACCGGCTCCGACACCGTGGCGGGCATGGCCGTCCACCTTGGACTGCTGGGGCTCGGCTTCACGGTCGTCGAGCCGCCGGAACTGGTTGAGCACGTGAAGGTCCTGGCCGAGCGCTACCGCGACGCGGTCGGCTGA
- a CDS encoding amidase, protein MIVVDYEEYRRYDAVGLAELVARGEVSAADLLEAAIDRAEQVNPKLNAIVYPMYGIARERAASELSGPLAGVPFLLKDLGQDYAGLPTGSGSRSLRGRAAAAHSVNVRRWLDAGLVVFGKTATPEFGTKAVTEPVATGPTRNPWNLGHTPGGSSGGAAAAVAAGIVPVAGASDGGGSIRIPAACCGLFGLKPGRGLLSSGPLRAEGFHGAATDGVISRTVRDTAAMLDALTATRDLGGPYLPALPDVPFLELAAREPGKLRIGYMTRSPLGSAVHDDAVAAVEHARSVLEKLGHDVEPAEPEIDGRQLARDFLTGWSAYAATIIADIRRTTGAKPQDFELDTRMLAAAAWAVKAPDYVAAHQRWNGYTRALATFHERYDLLLTPTLARPPVRIGELATPPAVRLAAQVMEQLKLVGAFSKTNAWYEQALTNLAPVPFTQLANITGRPAMSVPLHRTAQGLPLGVQFVGGLGGEGTLLALATQLESAQPWARDEPAGI, encoded by the coding sequence TTGATCGTGGTCGACTACGAAGAGTATCGGCGCTATGACGCGGTCGGTCTGGCCGAGCTGGTCGCGCGTGGCGAGGTGTCAGCGGCCGACCTGCTCGAGGCGGCGATCGACCGGGCCGAGCAGGTCAACCCGAAGCTGAACGCGATCGTGTACCCGATGTACGGGATCGCCCGCGAACGCGCGGCGAGCGAGCTGTCCGGCCCGCTCGCCGGTGTGCCGTTCCTGCTCAAGGACCTGGGGCAGGACTACGCGGGCCTGCCGACCGGTTCGGGATCGCGGTCGCTGCGCGGACGTGCCGCCGCCGCGCACAGCGTGAACGTGCGGCGGTGGCTGGATGCCGGACTCGTCGTCTTCGGCAAGACCGCCACGCCGGAGTTCGGCACCAAGGCCGTGACGGAGCCCGTGGCAACGGGCCCGACCCGCAACCCGTGGAACCTCGGGCACACGCCGGGCGGATCGTCGGGAGGCGCCGCCGCGGCTGTGGCCGCCGGGATCGTGCCGGTCGCCGGGGCGAGCGACGGCGGTGGCTCGATCCGCATCCCCGCGGCGTGCTGTGGGCTTTTCGGGCTCAAGCCGGGACGGGGCCTGCTGTCCAGCGGTCCGTTGCGTGCCGAGGGCTTCCACGGCGCGGCGACGGACGGCGTCATCTCCCGGACGGTCCGCGACACGGCGGCGATGCTGGACGCCTTGACCGCCACCCGTGACCTCGGCGGCCCGTATCTGCCCGCGCTGCCTGACGTTCCGTTCCTGGAACTGGCCGCGCGGGAGCCCGGCAAGCTCCGGATCGGCTACATGACCCGTTCCCCGCTCGGCAGCGCGGTGCACGACGACGCGGTCGCCGCGGTCGAGCACGCCCGGTCCGTGCTGGAGAAGCTCGGCCACGACGTGGAACCGGCCGAGCCGGAGATCGACGGCAGGCAGCTGGCCCGTGACTTCCTGACCGGGTGGAGTGCCTACGCCGCGACGATCATCGCGGACATCCGGCGCACGACCGGCGCCAAGCCACAGGACTTCGAACTCGACACCCGCATGCTCGCGGCAGCGGCGTGGGCGGTGAAAGCACCGGACTACGTCGCCGCGCACCAGCGGTGGAACGGCTACACGCGCGCGTTGGCCACGTTCCACGAACGCTACGACCTGTTGCTGACCCCGACGCTCGCGCGCCCGCCTGTCCGGATCGGTGAGCTCGCCACGCCGCCCGCGGTCCGGCTGGCCGCCCAGGTCATGGAGCAACTGAAACTGGTCGGCGCCTTCAGCAAAACGAACGCGTGGTACGAGCAAGCGCTCACCAACCTGGCGCCGGTCCCGTTCACCCAACTGGCCAACATCACCGGCCGCCCGGCCATGTCCGTTCCGCTTCACCGCACCGCACAAGGCCTTCCGCTCGGCGTCCAGTTCGTCGGCGGTCTCGGCGGCGAAGGCACGCTGCTCGCGCTCGCCACCCAGCTCGAATCCGCTCAGCCGTGGGCCAGGGACGAACCGGCGGGAATCTGA
- a CDS encoding DUF2207 domain-containing protein — MLRVLTAGTLALGAVLAMASTASAEPGERITAYDVAVTIAGDGTAHVTETIAYDFGKNERHGITRKVTGKRVTGTATATSPDGAPAGVTTTGSVIRVGDPAVTVTGAHTYVLNYDVAAAAESRGTDAAVFWHVVDGSWDVPMAAVTGTITAPAAATLGSCTVSGTTPCNGATSAAGNVIRVNQKNIVARDVVLVSATFPSAGLALPTSTPPTSHTRPARTTSAADVSSSRSSGTSAFGWIFGLGIAGVVIALFARAGRTRRPGGGFHSYGGSSSWSGSSYSDSSSSSSSSSDSGSSSSSSDSGGSGSW; from the coding sequence ATGCTGAGGGTGTTGACGGCGGGGACGCTGGCGCTGGGTGCCGTGCTGGCAATGGCCTCGACGGCGTCGGCGGAGCCGGGTGAACGGATCACCGCCTACGACGTGGCTGTCACCATCGCCGGGGACGGCACCGCGCACGTCACCGAGACGATCGCCTACGACTTCGGCAAGAACGAGCGGCACGGCATCACCCGCAAGGTCACGGGCAAGAGGGTGACCGGGACGGCGACGGCGACGAGCCCGGACGGCGCGCCGGCCGGGGTGACCACGACCGGCAGCGTCATCCGCGTCGGCGATCCCGCCGTCACGGTCACCGGTGCGCACACCTACGTGCTGAACTACGACGTCGCCGCCGCGGCCGAGTCCAGGGGGACCGACGCCGCCGTGTTCTGGCATGTCGTGGACGGCAGCTGGGACGTGCCGATGGCCGCCGTCACCGGGACGATCACCGCCCCGGCCGCCGCGACGCTCGGCTCCTGCACCGTGTCCGGCACGACCCCGTGCAACGGCGCCACGTCCGCCGCGGGCAACGTCATCCGCGTCAACCAGAAGAACATCGTCGCACGTGATGTCGTGCTGGTGTCGGCCACATTCCCGTCGGCGGGCCTGGCGCTGCCCACTTCGACGCCGCCCACCAGCCACACCCGTCCGGCGCGCACCACCTCGGCGGCCGACGTGTCCTCCAGCCGCTCGTCCGGCACGTCGGCCTTCGGGTGGATCTTCGGGCTCGGCATCGCGGGCGTGGTCATCGCGCTGTTCGCCAGGGCGGGCCGCACCCGCAGGCCGGGCGGTGGTTTCCACTCGTACGGCGGCAGCAGCAGCTGGTCGGGCAGCAGCTACTCGGACAGCAGTTCGTCCAGCAGCAGTTCGTCCGACAGCGGCAGTTCGTCCAGTTCCTCCGACAGCGGCGGCAGCGGCAGCTGGTGA
- a CDS encoding VOC family protein translates to MYGIVPVSDLARSLPWFEVFFGRPADEVAGEEHLWQVGVNAWIALDGRDLRARGVGGTMITFGVTDLDDILARLAANDIAHEPVETYGNGVRHVDVNDPDGNTLSLAQAPTP, encoded by the coding sequence ATGTACGGCATCGTGCCGGTGAGCGACCTCGCCAGGTCGCTACCGTGGTTCGAGGTGTTCTTCGGGCGTCCGGCGGACGAGGTCGCCGGCGAGGAACACCTGTGGCAGGTCGGTGTGAACGCGTGGATCGCGCTCGACGGCCGCGACTTGCGGGCCAGGGGCGTCGGCGGGACCATGATCACGTTCGGGGTGACCGACCTGGACGACATCCTCGCGCGCCTGGCCGCGAACGACATCGCCCACGAACCGGTGGAGACCTACGGCAACGGTGTGCGCCACGTCGACGTGAACGACCCGGACGGCAACACGCTGTCGCTCGCCCAGGCGCCCACCCCGTAG
- a CDS encoding multicopper oxidase family protein: MLNRRDLIKLTAVGGAVAAFPLERIMGGGESGPRVAAFATALHIPPAAKPVHQSATTDFYFVGVHEAEAEILPGVKSKVLTYDGKFPGATIHAKRGREVAVTYVNAMAESTVVHLHGAHVAAASDGHPTDLIKSGDQKQYRYPNTQQAASLWYHAHAHHSEAEQVYRGLAGMYLLHDEAERSLGLPEGEFDVPLLLRDVHIDAAGKLVYTAGGFEERRTLLVNGRVQPYFRVSARKYRLRFYNGSNERAYRLRLADTSSFQLIGSDGGLLPAPVTATSFDLWPGERVEAVIDFSRYPVGTQLVLFNDLGDVESTQQVMRFDVTRTATDDSRVPAVLRPLQDLGTPTVHREVELKLDLQRGAFVIDGRIFDPARVDQQIKLGTTEIWTIRNADTQPSIPHNLHLHLVQFQVLDRNGKPVGGHESGPKDTVTIPPGGNVRIKVRFDGHEGRYVYHCHMLDHSATGMMGQMEIKR; encoded by the coding sequence GTGCTCAACAGGCGCGACTTGATAAAGCTCACGGCAGTCGGTGGCGCGGTCGCCGCGTTCCCGCTGGAACGGATCATGGGCGGCGGTGAGTCCGGCCCGCGGGTGGCCGCATTCGCCACCGCGCTGCACATCCCCCCGGCCGCCAAACCCGTCCACCAGTCCGCCACCACCGACTTCTACTTCGTCGGCGTGCACGAGGCCGAGGCGGAGATCCTGCCCGGCGTGAAGAGCAAGGTGCTGACCTACGACGGGAAGTTCCCCGGCGCCACCATCCACGCCAAACGCGGTCGTGAGGTGGCCGTCACCTACGTCAACGCGATGGCTGAATCGACCGTCGTGCACCTGCACGGCGCGCACGTCGCCGCGGCGTCCGACGGGCATCCGACGGACCTGATCAAATCCGGCGACCAGAAGCAGTACCGGTATCCGAACACCCAGCAGGCCGCGTCCCTCTGGTACCACGCGCACGCCCACCACTCGGAGGCAGAGCAGGTCTACCGCGGCCTGGCAGGCATGTACCTGCTGCACGACGAGGCCGAACGGTCGCTGGGTCTGCCCGAGGGCGAGTTCGACGTCCCCCTGCTGCTGCGGGACGTGCACATCGACGCGGCGGGCAAGCTCGTGTACACCGCCGGTGGTTTCGAGGAGCGGCGCACGCTGCTGGTCAACGGCCGTGTCCAGCCGTACTTCCGCGTCAGCGCACGCAAGTACCGGCTGCGGTTCTACAACGGCTCCAACGAGCGCGCGTACCGGCTGCGGCTGGCGGACACCTCGTCGTTCCAGCTGATCGGTTCCGACGGCGGCCTGCTGCCCGCTCCTGTCACCGCGACGAGTTTCGACCTGTGGCCGGGCGAGCGGGTCGAGGCGGTGATCGACTTCTCGCGGTACCCGGTCGGCACGCAGCTCGTGCTGTTCAACGACCTCGGGGACGTGGAAAGCACACAGCAGGTCATGCGGTTCGACGTCACGCGGACCGCGACGGACGACAGCCGGGTGCCCGCGGTGCTGCGCCCGTTGCAGGACCTCGGCACGCCGACGGTGCACCGCGAGGTGGAACTGAAGCTGGACCTGCAGCGCGGCGCGTTCGTGATCGACGGCAGGATCTTCGACCCCGCACGCGTCGACCAGCAGATCAAGCTCGGCACGACGGAGATCTGGACGATCCGCAACGCCGACACGCAACCGTCCATCCCGCACAACCTGCACCTGCACCTGGTGCAGTTCCAGGTGCTGGACCGCAACGGCAAGCCGGTCGGCGGGCACGAGAGCGGCCCGAAGGACACCGTCACCATCCCGCCCGGCGGCAACGTCCGGATCAAGGTCCGGTTCGACGGCCACGAGGGCCGGTACGTCTACCACTGCCACATGCTCGACCACTCCGCCACGGGGATGATGGGCCAGATGGAGATCAAACGCTGA